The genomic segment ATTTCCCTCTCCCCATACATAATTTCATCTTTGATGTCTTTTTCTTGTCTAATCACATTTTAACTGCATTTAAAACTCACACTACATAAAAGCTTGATTAAAAATTCAAACTTTAAATAAATTCTTTTAATCTAAAAATAGCGAAATGATTCCAAAAAGCTGATTTGTATCATTGGGTACAAAACTTATCTTCGCTATCCCCCCTAATGGATATAACTAAAGGTTTTACATGGACATAAGTCTTTCTAATAAACGAAATGGAACTCAAATAAAACCAACTAGTATTCATGGAATCCTTTGGCTACAAACTCATTTTGAATCTGAACACTGGGAATCAATCAGTAATGGGCAAGTAATACTTCCTAGACAAGATGCAGAAATGCTTGGTGGAGATGCCCAAAATGCTGGTCTAAATGTAAATTTCATCAATTCTCTAATTCAAATAGACAAAATCTGATAAAAACTATCTAAGATTCTTGAAGCTACTTACATCGACATGAAAAAGATAGAGGCAATAATCCGACCTTTTAAGCTGGAGGATGTAAAGATTGCATTAGTAAATGCAGGTATAGTTGGCATGACTGTAAGCGAGGTAAGAGGGTTTGGCAGACAAAAAGGACAAGTTGAGAGATATAGAGGATCAGAATTCACCGTTGAGTTTCTTCAAAAGCTCAAAGTTGAGGTAGTAGTTCCTGATGAAAAATCTGAAATTGTTTTAAAAGCTATTGCTGATGCAGCCAAGACAGGAGAGATCGGAGATGGCAAAATTTTTGTTAGCCCAATTGATTCCGTTGTTCGAATAAGAACGGGCGACAGGAACGAAATAGCTCTTTAATCTCAAAAAACATTAAATAATTTTTCGAGTTCAATATTGCCTTTTACCTCATCACCCATCCAAAGAAGATATTCTTGATTACCAGCAGGACCTTTTAAAGGCGATGCAATTAACCCTTTCGGATTCCATCCATATTTTTTAGATTCGTTAACCACACCCTCTACAGCCTCAGCATGTAGCGAATGATCACGAACCACTCCACCTTTGCCAACTTTATCTTTGCCAACCTCAAATTGAGGTTTCACTAATACCAACAACTCAGACCGGTCAGATTGAAGAAGAGATTTGATACTCGGTAAAACAATTTTAAGAGAGATAAAAGATAAATCAGCTACTGCGAAATCTGGTATTGGGTCTCCATCATTGAATAATTTTTCAGGAGTTAAATGCCTAATATTGGTTCGTTCCAAAAGAACCACTCTTGGATCATTTCTAATACTCCATGCAGTCTGACCATAGCCAACATCAACTCCATAAACCTTTGCCGCTCCTTGCTGTAAAAGACAATCTGTAAAACCACCAGTTGAAATCCCAGCATCTAAACAAATCCTATTCTTAATATCTAGAGGAAATTGATTAAACGCTTCAGCCAACTTTTCACCCCCTCTAGATACATATCTCAAGGGCTGCGTAACTTCTATCTCAAGATCTCTTAAAACTTCTTGGCCTGGCTTATCAAGAATTTGACCGTTAATTGTTTTAACTTTGCCAGCTCTGATAAGGTTCTGAGCCTCTTGACGTGTTTTCACCAACCCTTTAGTCAGCAAGTGAAGATCTAATCGCGATTTTTTAGTCATTTGTTTACAAAAACAAACAGGAAACGGAACAAAAACCGCAGAACTCGTGCTTATCCTCTTTTTCAATAGAGAATCTATTCAACTGACCATATGGTTTTGTCTAAAAAGCTCAGGCATCCAACCAATGAAAATGAGCTATCTAGCCATGGTCATTTTCATCTAACCTCAAAAAAACAAACTGGAGAAGTGCTTGAACTTCTACCTCCAGGGAGTTTTGCAATATTTGCAAATCAACCAAATGATTTGCCTCCCTTTCAAGTAATTGATTGTAAAGGAGGAAGATGCAGGGTAAGACAGCAAGCTTGGGGAAGATATGTCCATTGGGAAGTTGAACACAATAGACTCAAGTCAGCTTGACCTTGAGGATCTAAATTAATAGCAACCTTTAACTTTGTAGCACTTTGATTGAGCGTTACACAAACCCAGAGATGGGAAATATTTGGTCTGATCAAGCCAAATACCAAACATGGCTTGATGTTGAAATTGCCGCATGTGAGGCTAATTGCAAATTAGGGAAAATCCCTCAAAGTGCAATGGAAACAATTCGAACAAAGGCAAGATTCAAGTCAGAACGCATACTCGAAATAGAGGAGGAAGTTCGCCATGACGTAATTGCCTTTCTAACAAATGTAAATGAATATGTTGGGGATGCTGGCCGTTACATTCACGTTGGAATGACCAGTAGCGATGTCCTTGATACTGGTCTTGCACTTCAATTAAAGTCATCCGTCAAACTTTTAAGAAAAGAGCTTTTATTACTTGAAGAAGCTATTAGAGATTTAGCAAGTCAGCATAAAAAAACCGTAATGATTGGACGTTCTCATGCCATTCATGGAGAACCTATTACCTTTGGATTCAAGTTGGCGGGATGGCTAGCTGAAACTCTCAGGAACAAAGATAGGCTAAACAGTCTTGAG from the Prochlorococcus marinus str. NATL2A genome contains:
- a CDS encoding P-II family nitrogen regulator, giving the protein MKKIEAIIRPFKLEDVKIALVNAGIVGMTVSEVRGFGRQKGQVERYRGSEFTVEFLQKLKVEVVVPDEKSEIVLKAIADAAKTGEIGDGKIFVSPIDSVVRIRTGDRNEIAL
- a CDS encoding TlyA family RNA methyltransferase; translated protein: MTKKSRLDLHLLTKGLVKTRQEAQNLIRAGKVKTINGQILDKPGQEVLRDLEIEVTQPLRYVSRGGEKLAEAFNQFPLDIKNRICLDAGISTGGFTDCLLQQGAAKVYGVDVGYGQTAWSIRNDPRVVLLERTNIRHLTPEKLFNDGDPIPDFAVADLSFISLKIVLPSIKSLLQSDRSELLVLVKPQFEVGKDKVGKGGVVRDHSLHAEAVEGVVNESKKYGWNPKGLIASPLKGPAGNQEYLLWMGDEVKGNIELEKLFNVF